In Treponema primitia ZAS-2, a genomic segment contains:
- a CDS encoding M24 family metallopeptidase translates to METIKTYVKRRIEKFQTALKEADIPGALLAKPEDVFYLSNFNPVLNSHPVYLLIQPEEEPCLLVHCLRYNHAREESVTDNIRCYAKWGDAPSMAPTADEAIEKLLIPRKFRRFAFEMDYVSVNFHRGICKRLGIEESIDVTPLLNPLKIIKDPWEIDCIRGAAALVDRGVERTIEALDQGLSEAEACTEGQYSMRKLWSSKYSDREVSGFGTSEGGMIDSLFAWSLTNEHIAYGTDCPRKIVPESGDISLSMAWASLGGYHAENERSLQVGILIETRENAYEAMLAARKSIFDRLKPGVIFEDLYAAAIEEFKSRGFEDIIPGRVGHGVGLSAHEFPSVAPGNKLALEKNMIFTVEPGIMDLKWGGARHSDTVLITDDGYESLTQLPNGKISIKAG, encoded by the coding sequence ATGGAAACTATCAAAACATATGTAAAACGGCGCATAGAGAAATTCCAAACCGCCTTAAAAGAGGCGGACATTCCCGGCGCGCTCTTGGCAAAACCCGAGGATGTCTTCTATTTGAGCAATTTTAATCCGGTGCTAAATAGTCATCCGGTGTATCTTTTAATACAGCCGGAAGAAGAGCCTTGCCTATTAGTACATTGTTTACGGTATAATCATGCCAGAGAGGAATCCGTCACGGACAATATCCGCTGTTACGCAAAATGGGGAGATGCCCCATCTATGGCGCCGACGGCGGATGAAGCAATAGAAAAGCTCCTCATCCCGCGAAAATTTCGACGGTTTGCATTTGAAATGGATTATGTTTCAGTGAATTTTCATCGCGGGATTTGTAAAAGGCTGGGTATTGAAGAAAGCATTGATGTAACGCCACTGCTTAACCCTCTAAAAATAATCAAAGACCCTTGGGAAATAGACTGTATCAGGGGAGCGGCGGCCTTAGTCGACAGGGGAGTGGAACGTACTATAGAAGCCCTTGATCAGGGACTTTCCGAAGCGGAAGCCTGTACAGAAGGCCAGTATAGCATGAGGAAACTTTGGAGCAGTAAATATTCCGACAGAGAAGTTTCAGGTTTTGGCACCTCCGAAGGAGGGATGATAGACAGTCTTTTTGCTTGGTCCCTCACTAATGAACATATTGCATATGGCACGGATTGTCCCAGAAAAATAGTTCCTGAATCAGGCGATATTTCATTATCCATGGCTTGGGCAAGTCTGGGCGGATATCATGCTGAAAATGAACGCAGTTTACAAGTCGGAATTCTGATAGAAACAAGAGAGAACGCTTACGAAGCTATGCTTGCGGCCAGAAAGTCAATATTTGACAGATTGAAACCCGGCGTAATTTTTGAGGACCTCTATGCAGCGGCAATAGAGGAATTCAAATCACGGGGGTTTGAAGATATAATTCCGGGACGTGTAGGCCATGGGGTAGGGCTTTCCGCTCATGAATTCCCTTCAGTAGCTCCCGGAAACAAATTGGCGCTGGAAAAGAACATGATATTCACGGTCGAACCGGGTATAATGGATTTAAAATGGGGAGGCGCACGACATTCCGACACCGTACTTATCACCGATGACGGCTATGAATCTCTTACGCAGTTACCAAATGGAAAAATTTCAATAAAAGCCGGGTAA
- a CDS encoding DMSO/selenate family reductase complex A subunit, giving the protein MGDLVRHIEGTDEAALRLEYDALFKGTNAHIRIPLWASAIQGQTLMDKTTAGLIARYRQNGYTSVAMDGNPPDYIGQQLRFMEYLSACAITDPEATGAEAEQIRSVYLAGTVRAVREGVETYARHALFPAVLQALDTFVTSPQVFEDIEIQGLEEQLSRLWCYGNIQTGKNVSLPPEPSRIILTAGINNCGGKCVIRAETQYGCILRIMGSFDPQDPQLRPCVRIRGYQGTFLHRERLRYPLRRVGKRGEGKFRRISWQEAVEEISREWVRIRDTYGAASRYVNYSVGVASVMRPDKLAMRLLNADGGFLSYYNSYSSACTRWITPYIYGDNLSGNSLDDVLNAKLIILWGHNPVETIFGNHRNYYLAQAKAQGIKIIVIDPRFSDSAAHYADQWIGIRPSTDSALADGMAFEIWSLGLQDQAFMDQRCLGFDEAHMPDDVPKNECYRAYLFGEKDGIPKTPEWAESITAVPADTIRTLAQEYVAAKPACLLPGFGIQRTGNGEQTVRSLALLACLTGNVGISGGGAAGTGDIAKHQNPALPLLDFPYQGKIPCFLWTQAVERGPSMGAEDGVLGVDRLHTNIKMILNLAGNTLVNQHSDINATKKILEDETKCEFILCSDLFMTSSAMFADILLPGASVFETDNITAPWGGFGDYLLRNNQVIDPLFEGRFEYEWLREVAEKIGCREAFDGGYRSMGEWLQGLYEDTRKTEPELPNFETFKKTGIYRYKNNPVYIAYAKQRADPATALFETPSGRIEIFSPRLYGLHKKDVPGIPAYVPCPEGPGDPLREQYPLQLIGWHTKRRTHTIHDNNEGMEGMEPQRLWIHPQDADVRGLSEGDLADIFNARGKICIPVHVTDRIMAGVIALSQGAWYQPDSEGVDRRGSINVLTSADHPTPLAKGNPQHTNLVEVVKSQA; this is encoded by the coding sequence TTGGGAGATCTCGTCCGCCACATCGAAGGGACGGATGAGGCAGCCCTCCGCTTGGAATATGATGCCCTTTTTAAGGGAACTAATGCCCATATAAGGATTCCCCTTTGGGCTTCGGCAATCCAGGGACAGACACTCATGGATAAGACCACTGCCGGTCTTATTGCGCGGTACCGCCAAAACGGGTATACCTCGGTTGCCATGGACGGAAACCCGCCGGACTATATCGGCCAGCAGCTTCGGTTTATGGAATACCTTTCGGCCTGCGCAATCACTGATCCGGAGGCGACTGGGGCTGAAGCGGAACAGATCCGCTCCGTCTACCTTGCCGGGACTGTTCGGGCGGTGCGGGAGGGTGTTGAGACCTATGCCCGGCATGCGCTTTTTCCGGCGGTACTACAGGCCCTTGATACGTTTGTCACATCGCCCCAGGTTTTTGAGGATATTGAAATCCAGGGTCTGGAAGAACAGCTCTCTCGGCTTTGGTGCTACGGGAATATTCAAACCGGAAAGAATGTGTCCCTACCCCCGGAACCGTCCCGGATTATTCTTACTGCGGGGATCAACAACTGCGGCGGGAAGTGCGTGATCCGTGCGGAAACCCAATATGGTTGTATTCTGCGGATCATGGGCAGTTTCGATCCCCAGGACCCCCAACTCCGCCCCTGTGTACGTATCCGGGGCTACCAGGGAACCTTCCTCCACCGTGAACGACTGCGCTATCCTCTTAGACGGGTCGGCAAGCGCGGGGAGGGAAAATTCCGGCGGATAAGTTGGCAAGAAGCGGTGGAAGAGATTTCCCGGGAATGGGTCCGTATCCGAGATACCTACGGCGCCGCTTCACGGTATGTTAATTATTCTGTCGGGGTTGCTTCTGTCATGCGCCCCGACAAGCTTGCTATGCGGCTCTTAAATGCCGATGGCGGTTTTTTATCCTATTACAATTCTTATAGTAGCGCCTGTACCCGGTGGATAACACCGTACATCTACGGGGATAACTTGAGTGGCAACAGCCTGGATGATGTCCTCAATGCCAAACTTATCATCCTCTGGGGGCACAATCCAGTGGAAACCATCTTTGGAAACCATCGCAATTATTACCTTGCCCAGGCCAAAGCCCAAGGCATCAAAATCATAGTTATCGATCCCCGGTTCAGCGATTCCGCAGCCCACTATGCCGACCAATGGATAGGTATCCGCCCCTCCACGGACAGCGCCCTTGCGGATGGTATGGCCTTTGAAATATGGAGCCTGGGCTTGCAGGATCAGGCCTTTATGGACCAGCGCTGCCTGGGCTTTGATGAGGCCCACATGCCTGACGATGTCCCCAAAAATGAATGTTATCGGGCCTATCTTTTTGGAGAAAAGGACGGCATCCCCAAAACCCCGGAATGGGCGGAATCAATTACCGCAGTTCCTGCGGACACCATCCGCACCCTGGCCCAGGAATATGTCGCCGCTAAACCCGCCTGTCTGCTTCCCGGATTTGGTATCCAGCGCACCGGGAACGGCGAACAGACGGTACGCAGCCTGGCCTTGCTTGCCTGTCTGACAGGAAATGTGGGGATATCCGGAGGCGGGGCGGCCGGAACAGGGGACATCGCCAAACACCAGAACCCGGCGCTTCCCCTGTTGGATTTTCCTTACCAAGGAAAAATACCCTGCTTTCTTTGGACCCAGGCGGTAGAGAGGGGCCCTTCCATGGGAGCGGAAGATGGGGTCCTTGGGGTGGACCGGCTTCACACAAATATTAAAATGATCCTGAACCTAGCGGGAAATACCCTGGTTAACCAACATTCGGATATTAACGCTACCAAAAAAATTCTTGAGGATGAAACCAAGTGTGAGTTCATCCTTTGCTCAGATCTCTTCATGACCTCCAGCGCCATGTTTGCAGATATTCTGCTTCCCGGGGCTAGCGTTTTTGAGACTGACAATATTACTGCTCCTTGGGGAGGATTTGGGGATTATCTTTTAAGGAACAACCAAGTGATAGACCCCCTCTTTGAAGGCCGGTTTGAATATGAATGGCTTCGGGAGGTGGCGGAGAAAATTGGCTGCCGGGAAGCTTTTGATGGGGGGTATCGTTCTATGGGGGAATGGCTCCAGGGGCTCTACGAAGATACCAGAAAAACCGAACCGGAATTGCCGAATTTTGAAACCTTTAAAAAAACAGGTATCTATCGCTATAAAAATAACCCGGTTTATATTGCCTATGCAAAACAGCGAGCAGACCCGGCTACGGCGCTATTTGAGACCCCTTCGGGGAGGATCGAAATTTTCTCCCCCCGGCTCTACGGTCTGCATAAAAAAGACGTTCCAGGGATACCGGCCTATGTGCCCTGCCCTGAAGGTCCCGGGGATCCCCTGCGGGAACAGTACCCGCTTCAACTTATCGGGTGGCACACCAAGCGGCGCACCCATACGATCCATGATAATAATGAAGGCATGGAAGGTATGGAGCCCCAGCGTCTCTGGATACATCCCCAGGATGCGGACGTTCGGGGCCTTTCCGAAGGCGATCTGGCGGATATTTTTAATGCCCGGGGGAAGATCTGTATCCCGGTCCATGTCACCGATAGGATCATGGCCGGGGTTATTGCTCTCTCCCAGGGCGCCTGGTACCAGCCCGACTCGGAGGGCGTTGACCGCCGAGGCAGCATTAACGTCCTCACCTCAGCGGACCATCCCACTCCCTTGGCAAAGGGAAACCCCCAACACACAAACCTGGTGGAAGTGGTTAAATCCCAGGCTTAA
- a CDS encoding glucosamine-6-phosphate deaminase, with amino-acid sequence MKLYFENSYEALSQRAAALLLAAMARDRRVNIAITAGNSPRETYSIVTRHINAAPDNYRNVHYYNFDEVPIAGESKGYTLRELDQLYFQPAGIAESQIHPLTCENYTTQDQAIDDAGGLDFMLIGLGADGHFCGNMPYAVKFEEKIYRIPITREYSWYSSLTALCGNDPVPEWFVTMGAASLMKVRQLVMIVNGLNKAETVKHFFESPVDTAFPASILKLHPNFTVICDKEAVSRLSS; translated from the coding sequence ATGAAACTGTACTTTGAAAATTCCTATGAAGCATTATCCCAACGGGCGGCAGCTTTGCTTTTGGCGGCCATGGCCCGGGACCGGCGGGTAAACATAGCGATTACCGCAGGGAATTCCCCCAGGGAAACCTATAGCATCGTTACCCGGCACATCAACGCGGCCCCGGATAATTACCGCAACGTCCATTATTATAATTTTGATGAAGTCCCCATTGCCGGCGAGTCCAAGGGGTATACACTGCGGGAATTAGACCAGTTGTATTTTCAACCCGCCGGGATAGCCGAAAGTCAAATTCATCCCCTGACCTGTGAAAATTATACTACCCAGGATCAGGCCATTGATGACGCCGGCGGACTTGATTTCATGCTTATCGGCCTGGGCGCCGATGGTCATTTTTGCGGGAATATGCCCTATGCGGTCAAATTTGAGGAGAAGATCTACCGTATCCCCATAACCCGGGAATATTCCTGGTATAGCTCGTTAACCGCATTGTGCGGAAATGATCCGGTCCCTGAATGGTTTGTAACCATGGGGGCGGCAAGTCTTATGAAGGTTCGCCAGTTAGTGATGATTGTAAACGGACTAAATAAGGCAGAAACAGTAAAGCATTTTTTTGAGAGCCCGGTAGATACGGCGTTTCCCGCTAGTATTTTGAAACTACATCCCAACTTTACCGTTATTTGCGACAAGGAGGCGGTGTCCCGGTTGTCTTCTTAG
- a CDS encoding glycoside hydrolase family 1 protein — protein sequence MKKEFPENFLWGGAIAANQCEGAYQEGGKGLSIADVLPSGKDRLELLTKGKGIPEIDTEKYRYPNHEGIDFYHRYPEDIKLFAEMGFKCLRFSVNWSRIFPRGDEIEPNEAGLAFYDKVIETLLEYHIEPVLTISHYEMPLHLAKEYGGWKNRQLIDFFGRYCEVLFHRYRKQVKYWITFNEINSAFMIPYMSLGCFIPTPEDRDKVLFQGLHHQFVASSRAVKRCHEIIPGSQVGCMILCAPVYPYSCDPQDVWKAHQEERLMNYFCADVQVRGAYPSYGLRYMAERGVEPKTESADLETMAKYPVDYLSFSYYMSRTEKADQGDVSAVTGNIIGGVKNPHLAHSEWGWEIDPLGLRILLNRLYDRYRVPLFIVENGLGAQDTVVGDGSIHDDYRIAYLRDHLAAARDALDDGVDLIGYTSWGCIDLVSASTGEYRKRYGFIYVDKQDDGTGTLERKKKDSFYWYQNVIATQGRNLTD from the coding sequence ATGAAGAAAGAATTTCCGGAAAATTTTCTTTGGGGGGGCGCCATTGCGGCGAACCAATGCGAAGGGGCTTATCAAGAAGGGGGCAAGGGTCTTTCGATTGCCGATGTCCTGCCATCGGGCAAGGACCGCCTGGAATTGTTGACCAAGGGAAAGGGTATCCCGGAAATCGATACCGAAAAGTATCGGTATCCCAACCATGAGGGTATTGATTTTTATCACCGCTACCCGGAGGATATCAAGCTCTTTGCCGAAATGGGCTTTAAGTGCCTGCGTTTTTCCGTAAACTGGAGCCGGATATTTCCCCGGGGAGACGAAATCGAACCCAACGAAGCGGGCCTGGCCTTCTACGATAAGGTAATTGAGACTTTACTGGAATATCACATTGAACCTGTACTCACCATTTCTCATTATGAAATGCCCCTGCATCTGGCTAAAGAATACGGGGGCTGGAAAAACCGGCAATTGATTGATTTTTTTGGCAGATACTGTGAAGTGCTTTTCCATCGTTACCGGAAGCAAGTTAAATACTGGATCACTTTTAATGAAATTAACAGCGCCTTTATGATTCCCTATATGAGCCTGGGTTGTTTTATCCCCACTCCCGAAGACCGGGACAAGGTTCTTTTCCAAGGGCTGCATCACCAATTTGTAGCCAGCAGCCGGGCAGTTAAACGCTGCCACGAAATTATCCCCGGTTCCCAAGTGGGCTGCATGATCCTCTGCGCCCCGGTATACCCCTATTCCTGCGATCCCCAGGATGTGTGGAAAGCCCACCAGGAGGAACGGCTTATGAATTATTTCTGCGCCGATGTCCAGGTCCGGGGCGCCTACCCTTCTTATGGACTCCGCTACATGGCGGAACGTGGGGTGGAACCGAAAACCGAAAGCGCCGATCTGGAAACCATGGCAAAGTATCCCGTAGATTATCTTAGTTTTAGTTATTACATGTCCCGGACCGAAAAGGCGGATCAGGGAGATGTATCAGCCGTCACGGGTAATATCATCGGCGGGGTAAAAAACCCCCATCTTGCCCACAGCGAGTGGGGCTGGGAAATTGATCCCCTGGGTCTGCGGATACTCCTGAACCGCCTCTATGACCGCTACCGTGTTCCCCTATTTATCGTAGAAAACGGCCTGGGCGCCCAGGATACCGTAGTCGGCGATGGCAGCATCCACGATGACTACCGGATCGCCTATTTGCGGGATCACCTTGCCGCCGCCCGGGATGCACTGGACGATGGGGTCGATTTAATCGGCTATACCAGTTGGGGATGTATCGATCTGGTAAGCGCTTCCACCGGGGAATACCGTAAGCGCTACGGGTTTATCTATGTGGACAAACAGGATGACGGAACCGGCACACTGGAACGGAAGAAAAAGGATTCCTTTTACTGGTATCAGAATGTTATCGCCACCCAGGGCCGAAATTTGACCGATTAA
- a CDS encoding tyrosine-protein phosphatase, with protein MADIPCGGRQERRLPLDGCFNCRDMGGYVREDSRSIAWGRIFRSDALHRLSPRDKQYFESLGLRTVIDFRSPGEAEKQKDILPAGASHEILNPHANLAQAASAVRDNDEEKIKKLLALTETPEGREFFKKNANAMADQMRLLVTGQSALTAYGLFFRRLLEAPLPLLFHCQGGKDRTGWAAVLFLLALGFSRECARSDYLLTREMNRERNQRRMDEYRQYTDHPLVLEYLYSLMDVREVYIDAAFAEMDRVAKNPQEYLQTYLQVSPQDLSALQAKYIV; from the coding sequence ATGGCGGATATACCGTGCGGGGGACGGCAGGAACGCCGTCTCCCCCTTGATGGGTGCTTCAACTGCCGGGATATGGGGGGCTATGTACGGGAGGATTCCCGAAGCATTGCCTGGGGCCGGATCTTCCGCTCCGATGCCCTCCACCGCCTAAGCCCCCGTGATAAGCAATACTTTGAAAGCCTGGGGCTGCGGACCGTTATCGACTTCCGCAGTCCCGGGGAGGCGGAAAAACAGAAGGACATCCTACCTGCGGGGGCATCCCATGAAATCCTGAACCCCCATGCAAATTTGGCGCAGGCGGCCAGCGCAGTCCGGGACAATGATGAAGAGAAGATAAAGAAACTTCTTGCGCTGACTGAAACACCTGAAGGCCGGGAATTTTTCAAGAAAAACGCAAATGCCATGGCGGATCAAATGCGGCTTCTGGTTACCGGCCAGAGCGCATTAACCGCCTACGGCCTTTTTTTCCGCCGCCTCCTGGAGGCCCCGCTGCCCCTGCTTTTCCACTGCCAAGGGGGCAAGGACCGGACCGGCTGGGCTGCGGTATTGTTTCTGCTGGCCCTGGGGTTCAGCCGGGAATGCGCCAGGTCCGATTACCTTTTGACCCGGGAAATGAACCGGGAGCGGAATCAGCGCCGTATGGATGAGTACCGTCAATATACGGATCACCCCCTGGTGCTGGAATATCTTTACAGCCTTATGGATGTACGGGAAGTCTACATCGACGCCGCCTTTGCCGAAATGGACAGGGTGGCAAAGAATCCCCAGGAATATCTGCAAACGTATCTTCAGGTAAGTCCTCAGGACTTGTCAGCGCTCCAAGCCAAATATATCGTATAA
- a CDS encoding PTS sugar transporter subunit IIC, translating into MGFKDSVLPKLTMGVGKFSENRYVKVICYGMMAIMPISLVGSFATIFAGLPFVPASVRAVCLLGTQIASNLITVYTVIALAAVMAKECKQDVITSVIMAMACFFILTPIRSFEKIQAIEVSYLGSKGMFVGIIVAMFSARLYAFLIEKRIFFRMPEAVPRAVAKSFEDIVPAFILLVTALVLNVLFKLTPYGNMHDIVYTFLQRPLQSLGSSIWSAVLLMMLAELLWFFGIHGSLVTSSILTALFATQAYANMEAVAAGLKPEFILNQFFMDSFKGPRALALALLLLFSCRSGRLKTIGKIAIFPSFFGITEPMKFGIPMVMNPWLLIPMTFSAVVSILIAYFATLIGFLPIISLNVSRMIPPVVQGFMVAGWRGALIQIIQLVVIILMYIPFLRKVDHDDLAAEKQGAAAA; encoded by the coding sequence ATGGGTTTTAAGGATTCAGTACTGCCGAAACTGACCATGGGTGTCGGTAAATTTTCTGAAAACCGGTATGTCAAGGTTATTTGTTATGGGATGATGGCCATTATGCCCATCAGTTTGGTGGGTAGTTTTGCGACGATTTTCGCCGGCCTTCCCTTTGTTCCGGCATCGGTCCGCGCGGTCTGCCTTCTGGGTACCCAGATCGCCAGTAACCTGATAACGGTGTATACCGTTATCGCCCTGGCGGCGGTAATGGCAAAGGAATGTAAACAGGACGTGATTACCTCGGTGATCATGGCCATGGCCTGTTTCTTTATTCTTACCCCGATTCGTTCCTTTGAAAAAATTCAGGCCATTGAGGTTTCTTATCTTGGTTCCAAAGGTATGTTCGTCGGGATCATCGTCGCCATGTTTTCCGCCCGGCTCTATGCCTTTTTAATAGAAAAGCGGATCTTTTTCCGTATGCCCGAAGCGGTCCCCCGTGCAGTCGCCAAATCCTTTGAGGATATTGTGCCAGCCTTTATTCTGCTGGTTACTGCCCTGGTCCTCAATGTCCTGTTCAAGCTGACCCCCTACGGGAATATGCACGACATTGTCTATACCTTCCTTCAACGGCCTTTACAAAGCCTGGGCAGTTCCATCTGGTCGGCGGTACTTCTGATGATGCTGGCAGAATTGCTCTGGTTCTTTGGTATCCACGGAAGCCTGGTTACCTCCAGCATCCTGACCGCCCTGTTCGCCACCCAGGCTTACGCCAATATGGAAGCTGTTGCCGCCGGGCTTAAGCCGGAATTCATTCTGAACCAGTTCTTCATGGATTCTTTTAAGGGACCCCGTGCCCTGGCCCTGGCGCTACTCCTCCTGTTCTCTTGCCGGAGCGGCCGCCTTAAGACTATCGGAAAGATCGCCATATTCCCCAGTTTCTTCGGCATCACCGAACCCATGAAGTTCGGGATACCCATGGTGATGAATCCCTGGCTCCTTATCCCCATGACCTTTTCCGCGGTGGTCTCCATTCTTATTGCGTACTTTGCCACCCTTATCGGCTTCCTGCCCATTATCAGCCTGAACGTTTCCCGCATGATTCCCCCGGTTGTCCAGGGCTTTATGGTCGCCGGCTGGCGTGGCGCACTGATACAGATTATCCAGTTAGTGGTGATAATTCTTATGTATATTCCTTTCCTGCGAAAGGTTGATCACGATGATTTAGCCGCAGAGAAACAGGGCGCGGCGGCTGCCTGA
- a CDS encoding PTS sugar transporter subunit IIB, with amino-acid sequence MKIILACAVGMSTSMLVERMKKAAAVQSMDIEIAAHPVSELGSHSEGCSAILLGPQVSYMKDKVAAAYPAIYVNVINMQDYGMMNGEKVLKDVLQAIK; translated from the coding sequence ATGAAAATAATTTTAGCCTGCGCGGTGGGTATGTCCACCAGTATGCTGGTGGAACGGATGAAGAAGGCCGCTGCGGTTCAGTCCATGGACATTGAAATCGCCGCCCATCCGGTAAGTGAACTCGGTTCCCATAGCGAAGGGTGCAGCGCGATTCTGCTGGGCCCCCAGGTTAGTTACATGAAAGACAAGGTTGCCGCAGCATATCCCGCTATTTATGTGAATGTTATCAATATGCAGGATTACGGCATGATGAACGGAGAAAAGGTACTGAAGGATGTTCTTCAGGCCATAAAATAA
- a CDS encoding PTS lactose/cellobiose transporter subunit IIA, with amino-acid sequence MGFEEEAMQLIVNAGNAKSHAMTAISRAKEGKPDQAQQELQESDEAMTIAHRHQTEILQMTLDDPDQGMGMIMVHAQDHLMAAVTILDMAREFCDLYALIHKQGLGGRV; translated from the coding sequence ATGGGTTTTGAAGAAGAAGCAATGCAACTCATTGTCAATGCGGGTAACGCAAAAAGCCATGCCATGACTGCCATATCCCGGGCAAAGGAAGGGAAGCCGGATCAGGCTCAACAGGAGTTACAGGAAAGTGATGAGGCCATGACCATTGCCCACAGGCACCAAACCGAAATACTCCAGATGACCCTGGACGATCCGGATCAGGGCATGGGGATGATCATGGTCCACGCTCAGGATCATTTAATGGCGGCGGTTACGATTCTGGATATGGCACGGGAATTTTGTGATCTCTATGCGCTTATCCATAAACAGGGTTTAGGAGGAAGGGTATGA